A genomic window from Pecten maximus chromosome 6, xPecMax1.1, whole genome shotgun sequence includes:
- the LOC117329500 gene encoding B-box type zinc finger protein ncl-1-like, giving the protein MASPTPSQSDTTTTASTTSNSSDSEMGETTGPNTRCSICHETFTIPKVLSCFHTFCQPCLEKQQEVADKVSCSECHQDTFLGGQGLTGLLPDYAVSNLLETNALDTSALHCTGCKSKDLNAVARCFDCANFLCANCVMAHQFMHCFEGHRVASLSELQGNKEDSGNKTEKPIYCPRHKTDVLKFYCKTCSQPICKECTVFDHGRGHDCQFIMDIGERQMDQLRNLDEDAKGKINELRTSAKGIEHMSSRLQVQYHKAQNDINDTYNFYRAMIEERKQECLKELDQVFNTKQVSISTLAQKIQENIDRLYQGCEFVDKVLKFASITEALLFKNLVEQRFQNMFNFSPDMDNQAYFDMEFVSNFQAITTGVRNTFGYIREGEDMIAPVQKQQPIARPNGIVTQTPTLTNGHIFEPPPLTKSEFGSSNSLIFPQSDTSMYEKWSVGLDIFQNGVDVFSTSSDPLFDLTSKMNLTSLYPPKSQIKRQKMIYHCKFGEFGVMEGQFTEPSGVSVNAQNDIIVADTNNHRIQIFDKEGRFKFQFGECGKRDGQLLYPNRVAVVQSSGDIIVTERSPTHQIQIYNQYGQFVRKFGANILQHPRGVTVDNKGRIVIVECKVMRVIIFDQYGNVLHKFGCSKHLEFPNGVVVNDKEEIFISDNRAHCVKVFNYQGVFLRQIGGEGITNYPIGVGINSQGDILVADNHNNFNLTIFTQEGQLINALESKVKHAQCFDVALMDDGSVVLASKDYRLYIYRYSQIPGMGM; this is encoded by the coding sequence ATGGCTTCACCTACACCCTCACAGAGTGACACGACGACCACTGCGTCGACCACATCAAACTCCTCAGACAGCGAGATGGGCGAGACAACAGGGCCCAATACTCGATGCTCCATTTGTCATGAAACATTTACGATCCCTAAGGTGCTAAGCTGCTTCCACACATTCTGTCAGCCCTGTCTGGAGAAACAACAGGAGGTCGCCGACAAGGTTAGCTGCTCAGAGTGTCACCAGGACACTTTTCTTGGTGGTCAGGGGCTGACTGGTCTCCTGCCAGACTACGCAGTCAGCAATTTGTTAGAAACAAATGCTCTGGACACAAGTGCCTTACACTGCACAGGTTGCAAGAGCAAGGACCTCAACGCAGTGGCCCGCTGTTTTGACTGTGCAAATTTCCTTTGTGCTAACTGTGTGATGGCTCACCAGTTTATGCATTGTTTTGAAGGCCACAGAGTGGCAAGTCTGAGCGAGCTGCAGGGAAATAAGGAGGACAGCGGCAACAAGACTGAGAAACCCATCTACTGTCCACGTCACAAGACAGACGTACTTAAGTTTTACTGCAAGACGTGTTCCCAGCCTATCTGTAAGGAGTGCACAGTTTTTGACCATGGCCGTGGGCACGACTGCCAATTCATTATGGACATTGGAGAGAGACAGATGGATCAACTGAGAAACCTTGATGAAGATGCTAAGGGCAAAATCAATGAGCTGCGTACATCCGCCAAGGGAATCGAGCACATGTCCAGCAGACTGCAAGTACAGTACCACAAGGCACAGAATGATATAAATGATACTTACAACTTCTATCGCGCAATGATCGAAGAGCGCAAACAAGAATGTCTGAAGGAGCTCGACCAGGTGTTCAATACCAAACAAGTGTCCATAAGTACTCTAGCCCAGAAGATCCAAGAAAACATTGACAGACTCTACCAGGGATGTGAATTTGTTGATAAAGTCCTCAAATTCGCCAGCATCACTGAAGCCTTGCTGTTCAAAAATCTGGTAGAGCAGAGATTCCAGAACATGTTTAACTTCAGCCCTGACATGGACAATCAGGCCTACTTTGACATGGAGTTTGTCTCCAATTTCCAAGCCATCACTACTGGTGTTCGCAACACCTTTGGATACATCCGTGAGGGTGAAGACATGATTGCTCCTGTTCAGAAACAACAGCCCATTGCTCGACCAAATGGCATCGTCACCCAGACTCCAACTCTTACAAACGGCCACATCTTTGAACCCCCACCACTGACCAAGAGTGAGTTTGGATCATCTAACAGTCTCATATTCccacagtcagacaccagtaTGTATGAGAAATGGTCTGTTGGTCTCGACATCTTCCAGAATGGTGTCGATGTCTTCTCAACGAGCAGCGATCCTCTCTTCGACCTGACATCCAAGATGAACCTGACAAGTCTGTATCCACCAAAGTCCCAGATTAAACGCCAGAAGATGATCTACCACTGCAAGTTTGGCGAGTTTGGTGTCATGGAAGGTCAGTTCACGGAGCCCAGTGGTGTATCTGTCAATGCTCAAAACGACATCATTGTCgcagacaccaacaaccatcGCATCCAGATCTTTGACAAGGAGGGGCGATTCAAATTCCAATTTGGTGAATGTGGAAAGAGAGATGGTCAACTGCTGTATCCCAACAGAGTTGCTGTAGTCCAATCATCTGGTGACATCATCGTCACCGAGAGGAGCCCGACACACCAAATCCAGATCTACAACCAATATGGACAGTTTGTCCGAAAATTTGGTGCCAATATTCTCCAGCACCCACGAGGAGTCACTGTCGATAACAAGGGTCGCATTGTTATCGTTGAGTGCAAGGTGATGCGAGTAATCATCTTTGACCAATATGGAAATGTCTTGCACAAGTTTGGATGCTCAAAACACTTGGAGTTCCCCAATGGTGTGGTTGTTAACGATAAGGAAGAGATCTTCATCAGTGACAACCGTGCACACTGTGTTAAAGTATTCAACTACCAGGGAGTGTTCCTGCGACAGATCGGTGGCGAAGGAATCACTAACTACCCAATCGGTGTCGGGATCAACAGCCAGGGCGATATTCTTGTAGCAGACAATCATAACAACTTCAACCTGACCATCTTCACTCAGGAGGGCCAGCTTATCAATGCCCTTGAGAGCAAGGTGAAGCACGCTCAATGCTTTGACGTGGCCCTGATGGATGATGGCTCTGTGGTCTTAGCCAGCAAGGACTACCGTCTCTACATCTACAGGTATTCACAGATACCAGGTATGGGCATGTGA